From a single Nocardioides panacis genomic region:
- a CDS encoding fumarate reductase/succinate dehydrogenase flavoprotein subunit has product MSDERHPMTGNRMDSGPDAGFERHEYDVVVIGAGGAGLRAAIAAHDAGARVAIVCKSLLGKAHTVMAEGGIAASMGNVYPDDNWKVHFRDTMRGGKMLNNWRMAQLHAQEAPERVLELEEWGALFDRTPEGLISQRDFGGHRYARLAHVGDRTGLEMIRTLQQRAVALGIDVFMEFTVTEILKDSAGPGGRVSGAFGYWRETGRFVVFDAPSVVLATGGIGKSYQVTSNSWEYTGDGHALAMKAGASLINMEFVQFHPTGMVWPPSVKGILVTESVRGDGGVLKNSEGERFMFDYIPEFFKAETADTIEEAEGWYADKKNNRRPPELLPRDEVARAINSEIKAGRGSPHGGVFLDIASRRDAEFIRRRLPSMYHQFKELADVDITAEPMEVGPTCHYVMGGVEVDPDTEESILTGLYAAGEVAGGMHGSNRLGGNSLSDLLVFGRRAGHNAAYAAHRLRDARPQVSADDVRAAAAAALAPFEIEHGGENPYTIQKDLQDVMQRLVGIIRKADELRESLEEIGKLKERAKRLSVEGHRQYNPGWHLAIDLTNMLVVSECIAKAALEREESRGGHTRDDFPGPDDAWGRVNLVLTLAGGDFASPVHLEHQPLPVMPDQLRELFDA; this is encoded by the coding sequence ATGAGCGACGAGCGCCATCCCATGACCGGGAACCGGATGGACTCCGGCCCCGACGCAGGCTTCGAGCGCCACGAGTACGACGTCGTGGTGATCGGTGCGGGCGGGGCCGGGCTGCGCGCCGCGATCGCCGCGCACGACGCCGGCGCCCGGGTCGCGATCGTGTGCAAGTCCCTGCTGGGCAAGGCGCACACCGTGATGGCCGAGGGCGGCATCGCCGCGTCGATGGGCAACGTCTACCCCGACGACAACTGGAAGGTGCACTTCCGCGACACGATGCGTGGCGGGAAGATGCTCAACAACTGGCGGATGGCCCAGCTGCACGCGCAGGAGGCCCCCGAGCGGGTCCTCGAGCTCGAGGAGTGGGGTGCGCTGTTCGACCGCACCCCCGAGGGGCTGATCTCCCAGCGCGACTTCGGCGGCCACCGCTACGCCCGGCTGGCGCACGTCGGCGACCGCACCGGCCTGGAGATGATCCGCACCCTGCAGCAGCGGGCCGTCGCGCTCGGCATCGACGTCTTCATGGAGTTCACCGTCACCGAGATCCTCAAGGACTCCGCCGGCCCGGGGGGACGCGTCTCCGGGGCGTTCGGCTACTGGCGCGAGACCGGACGCTTCGTGGTCTTCGACGCACCGTCCGTGGTGCTCGCCACCGGCGGGATCGGGAAGTCCTACCAGGTCACCTCGAACTCGTGGGAGTACACCGGCGACGGGCACGCGCTGGCGATGAAGGCCGGCGCCTCGCTGATCAACATGGAGTTCGTGCAGTTCCACCCCACCGGGATGGTCTGGCCGCCGTCGGTCAAGGGGATCCTGGTCACCGAGTCGGTGCGCGGCGACGGCGGGGTGCTGAAGAACTCCGAGGGCGAGCGGTTCATGTTCGACTACATCCCCGAGTTCTTCAAGGCGGAGACGGCCGACACCATCGAGGAGGCCGAGGGCTGGTACGCCGACAAGAAGAACAACCGCCGGCCCCCCGAGCTGCTGCCCCGCGACGAGGTCGCCCGGGCGATCAACTCCGAGATCAAGGCCGGCCGGGGGTCACCGCACGGCGGGGTCTTCCTGGACATCGCCTCGCGCCGGGACGCCGAGTTCATCCGTCGCCGGCTGCCGTCGATGTACCACCAGTTCAAGGAGCTCGCCGACGTCGACATCACCGCCGAGCCGATGGAGGTCGGGCCGACCTGCCACTACGTGATGGGCGGCGTCGAGGTGGACCCCGACACCGAGGAGAGCATCCTGACCGGCCTGTACGCCGCCGGCGAGGTCGCGGGCGGGATGCACGGCTCGAACCGGCTGGGCGGCAACTCCCTGTCGGACCTGCTCGTCTTCGGCCGGCGGGCCGGGCACAACGCGGCGTACGCGGCGCACCGGCTCCGGGACGCGCGGCCGCAGGTCTCGGCGGACGACGTGCGCGCCGCCGCCGCGGCGGCGCTCGCGCCCTTCGAGATCGAGCACGGCGGCGAGAACCCGTACACCATCCAGAAGGACCTCCAGGACGTCATGCAGCGGCTGGTCGGGATCATCCGCAAGGCCGACGAGCTGCGGGAGTCGCTCGAGGAGATCGGCAAGCTCAAGGAGCGCGCCAAGCGGCTCTCCGTCGAGGGGCACCGGCAGTACAACCCCGGGTGGCACCTCGCGATCGACCTGACCAACATGCTGGTGGTCTCCGAGTGCATCGCGAAGGCGGCGCTGGAGCGCGAGGAGTCCCGCGGCGGGCACACCCGCGACGACTTCCCCGGACCGGACGACGCCTGGGGCCGGGTGAACCTCGTGCTCACCCTGGCCGGCGGGGACTTCGCCTCCCCGGTCCACCTCGAGCACCAGCCGCTGCCCGTGATGCCCGACCAGCTCCGAGAGCTGTTCGACGCATGA
- a CDS encoding multidrug effflux MFS transporter: MTATAPTRPARESPTGRRYVQLVLVLGALIALGPLTIDMYLPAFPRIGDDLGASDSAVQLTLTGMLLGLAVGQLVIGPLSDAFGRRRPLMVGIATHAVASLACAVAPTIGVLATVRVVQGFAGAAISVVAMATVRDLFEGVAVARIMSRLMLVIGLAPILAPTIGGFVLTFTSWRGIFVVLAAAAVLLVGVAFLFLRETLPVDRRRPAGVRSSLAAYRELLRDRVFVALAVIGGSMMAAIFAYVSGAPFVLQDGFGLDTRTFGLVFGLNAAGLTLTSQVNPVLLRWFTVRQVLGGAIVGAGLAAAVLLTVGLTGAGGLVAVLVPLAVLVSTAGLALPNVPALALTRHGEAAGTAAAVLGCVQFGVGAVVAPLVGAFGSTTAAPMGAAMLAVTLLAGVLMFGVVRRERNPPRF; encoded by the coding sequence ATGACCGCGACCGCACCGACCCGTCCGGCCCGCGAGTCCCCGACCGGCCGCCGCTACGTGCAGCTCGTCCTGGTGCTCGGTGCGCTGATCGCGCTCGGCCCGCTGACCATCGACATGTACCTCCCGGCGTTCCCGCGGATCGGCGACGACCTGGGCGCCAGCGACTCCGCGGTGCAGCTGACGCTGACCGGGATGCTCCTCGGCCTGGCGGTCGGCCAGCTGGTGATCGGGCCGCTGTCGGACGCGTTCGGCCGGCGCCGCCCGTTGATGGTCGGGATCGCCACCCACGCGGTCGCGTCGCTGGCGTGCGCGGTGGCCCCGACGATCGGCGTGCTCGCGACCGTGCGGGTCGTCCAGGGCTTCGCCGGCGCGGCGATCTCGGTGGTCGCGATGGCCACCGTGCGCGACCTGTTCGAGGGCGTCGCGGTCGCCCGGATCATGTCCCGGCTGATGCTGGTGATCGGGCTGGCGCCGATCCTCGCGCCGACCATCGGCGGCTTCGTGCTGACGTTCACCTCCTGGCGCGGCATCTTCGTGGTGCTCGCCGCCGCGGCGGTCCTGCTGGTCGGGGTGGCCTTCCTCTTCCTGCGCGAGACGCTCCCGGTCGACCGCCGGCGGCCGGCCGGCGTGCGCTCGTCGCTGGCCGCCTACCGCGAGCTGCTGCGCGACCGGGTGTTCGTCGCGCTGGCGGTCATCGGCGGGTCGATGATGGCCGCGATCTTCGCCTACGTCTCGGGCGCGCCCTTCGTGCTGCAGGACGGCTTCGGGCTGGACACCCGGACGTTCGGTCTGGTGTTCGGCCTCAACGCGGCCGGCCTGACGCTGACGTCCCAGGTGAACCCGGTGCTGCTGCGCTGGTTCACGGTGCGCCAGGTGCTCGGCGGCGCGATCGTCGGCGCGGGGCTCGCGGCGGCCGTGCTGCTGACCGTCGGGCTCACCGGGGCGGGCGGCCTGGTCGCGGTGCTGGTGCCCCTCGCGGTGCTGGTCTCGACCGCCGGGCTGGCGCTGCCGAACGTCCCGGCGCTGGCGCTGACCCGGCACGGCGAGGCGGCGGGTACGGCGGCCGCGGTGCTGGGCTGCGTGCAGTTCGGCGTCGGCGCCGTGGTCGCCCCGCTGGTCGGCGCCTTCGGCAGCACCACGGCCGCGCCGATGGGTGCGGCGATGCTCGCGGTCACCCTGCTGGCGGGCGTGCTGATGTTCGGGGTGGTGCGCCGGGAGCGGAACCCACCCCGGTTCTGA
- a CDS encoding HAD family hydrolase, which translates to MEVGPLDAIFDDSTVKLLARHEERDPEAFWAATEEAVGHLVTTTWSSTGALVEISAAGVTKASTLALLCDELGIAPEEVVAFGDMPNDLAMLGWAGTSYAMANAHPSVLDLAGRRAPSNEDDGVAAVLEELFDL; encoded by the coding sequence ATCGAGGTCGGCCCCCTCGACGCGATCTTCGACGACAGCACGGTCAAGCTGCTGGCCCGGCACGAGGAGCGGGACCCCGAGGCGTTCTGGGCGGCCACCGAGGAGGCCGTCGGCCACCTGGTCACCACGACCTGGTCCTCGACGGGCGCCCTGGTCGAGATCAGCGCCGCGGGCGTCACCAAGGCCTCGACGCTGGCGCTGCTGTGCGACGAGCTCGGGATCGCCCCCGAGGAGGTGGTCGCCTTCGGGGACATGCCCAACGACCTCGCGATGCTCGGGTGGGCCGGGACGTCCTACGCGATGGCCAACGCGCACCCCAGCGTGCTCGACCTCGCCGGGCGGCGGGCCCCGTCCAACGAGGACGACGGGGTGGCCGCGGTGCTCGAGGAGCTGTTCGACCTCTGA
- a CDS encoding nuclear transport factor 2 family protein, with translation MSRWFPVDGTPGGVTGDVVRRFVATLEARDWDGWSALLHEDVVYELPQTRERVRGRDTLLRFNREFPGDWHLRAKRVVADGEHGVLWLAARVGDSAEGDAVAFLTVVDGLVTEVVEFWPAGYEPPPGREHLTERW, from the coding sequence CTGTCCCGGTGGTTCCCGGTCGACGGCACCCCGGGCGGAGTCACCGGGGACGTCGTACGCCGGTTCGTCGCCACGCTCGAGGCCCGGGACTGGGACGGCTGGAGCGCGCTGCTCCACGAGGACGTGGTCTACGAGCTGCCGCAGACCCGCGAGCGGGTCCGCGGCCGGGACACGCTCCTGCGGTTCAACCGGGAGTTCCCCGGCGACTGGCACCTGCGCGCCAAGCGGGTCGTCGCCGACGGCGAGCACGGCGTGCTGTGGCTGGCCGCCCGGGTCGGCGACTCCGCCGAGGGCGACGCGGTCGCGTTCCTGACGGTCGTGGACGGGCTGGTCACCGAGGTCGTGGAGTTCTGGCCCGCCGGCTACGAGCCGCCGCCGGGCCGCGAGCACCTCACCGAACGATGGTGA
- the serS gene encoding serine--tRNA ligase — MIDPRLLRDHPDRVRAAQTKRGLSTAVVDDALAADERRRSSIVEFEALRSEQKSLGKQIPAAQGEEKQALLARTKTLSGEVKKAEAAQAEAEAAYRSCVMAIPNPAAEAAPAGGEDDYVVLEHVGEPRDFAAEGFEPRDHVELGKILGAIDIDRGAKVSGARFYYLTGIGADLEFALVNMAMDQARGAGFTTMIPPTLVKPRAMEGTGFLGQAADDVYRVEGEDMYLVGTSEVPLAAYHSDEIIDAQDLPLRYAAFSPCFRKEAGSYGKDTRGIIRVHWFDKVEMFSYTTMEDSEAEHQRLLGWEKEWLGKLELAYRVIDTAAGDLGLSAQRKFDCEAWIPTQGRYRELTSTSNCTDFQARRLDIRGRFPAEEGGIKPLATLNGTLVAIPRTIVAILETHQQADGSVRVPQALQPYLQGREVLEPVVAR; from the coding sequence ATGATCGATCCCCGCCTGCTTCGCGACCACCCGGACCGTGTGCGTGCCGCCCAGACCAAGCGCGGTCTGTCCACCGCCGTGGTCGACGACGCGCTCGCCGCCGACGAGCGCCGGCGTTCCTCGATCGTGGAGTTCGAGGCCCTGCGGTCCGAGCAGAAGAGCCTCGGCAAGCAGATCCCGGCTGCCCAGGGCGAGGAGAAGCAGGCCCTGCTCGCGCGCACCAAGACCCTGTCCGGCGAGGTGAAGAAGGCGGAGGCCGCGCAGGCCGAGGCGGAGGCCGCCTACCGCAGCTGCGTGATGGCGATCCCCAACCCGGCGGCCGAGGCGGCCCCGGCCGGCGGCGAGGACGACTACGTCGTGCTCGAGCACGTCGGCGAGCCCCGCGACTTCGCCGCCGAGGGCTTCGAGCCCCGCGACCACGTCGAGCTCGGCAAGATCCTCGGCGCGATCGACATCGACCGCGGGGCCAAGGTGTCCGGCGCACGGTTCTACTACCTGACCGGCATCGGCGCCGACCTGGAGTTCGCGCTGGTGAACATGGCGATGGACCAGGCCCGCGGCGCCGGGTTCACCACGATGATCCCGCCGACGCTGGTCAAGCCCCGCGCCATGGAGGGCACCGGCTTCCTCGGCCAGGCCGCCGACGACGTCTACCGCGTCGAGGGCGAGGACATGTACCTCGTCGGCACCTCGGAGGTGCCGCTGGCGGCGTACCACTCCGACGAGATCATCGACGCCCAGGACCTGCCGCTGCGGTACGCCGCGTTCAGCCCGTGCTTCCGCAAGGAGGCCGGCTCCTACGGCAAGGACACCCGCGGCATCATCCGGGTGCACTGGTTCGACAAGGTGGAGATGTTCTCCTACACGACGATGGAGGACTCCGAGGCCGAGCACCAGCGGCTGCTGGGCTGGGAGAAGGAGTGGCTCGGCAAGCTCGAGCTGGCCTACCGCGTCATCGACACGGCGGCCGGCGACCTCGGCCTGTCCGCGCAGCGCAAGTTCGACTGCGAGGCGTGGATCCCGACCCAGGGCCGCTACCGCGAGCTGACGTCGACGTCGAACTGCACCGACTTCCAGGCCCGCCGCCTCGACATCCGCGGCCGGTTCCCGGCCGAGGAGGGCGGCATCAAGCCGCTGGCCACGCTCAACGGCACGCTCGTCGCGATCCCGCGCACGATCGTGGCGATCCTCGAGACCCATCAGCAGGCGGACGGTTCCGTCCGGGTCCCGCAGGCCCTGCAGCCCTACCTGCAGGGTCGTGAGGTCCTGGAGCCGGTGGTCGCCCGGTGA
- a CDS encoding phospholipase D-like domain-containing protein → MLPWLVAAVTGPALLLGGVAPATGHDPVARTDSPGVARFNDPTGTERQQYALVRRVDRAVGRAPGGSTVRLAAYSFAMPSTAQALRRAHRRGVRVQVVVDDRSAQWGSVRALRRELGTSTRRHSFVRVCDHSCRGTTGNQHAKFVTISRSGRAADVVMVGSMNFTAYAAARQWQDLYVVRDDRRLFRQFRTLFRAMLRDEPQDPLALPSAGRGLRTDVAPSRGTDRLVRRLSLVRCRGAGDGTGWRGRTVLRVSMHAWNGERGVLLARRVADLRAQGCNVRVLAGVGFGRQVRAVLTRGRVPLRQTGVAGYTHEKLMYVSGRYAGSRGASLVWTGSHNWTDRSLHNDEVTLRVRGARAVAAYQRNFRRIWTASAPR, encoded by the coding sequence ATGCTGCCCTGGCTCGTCGCCGCCGTCACCGGCCCCGCGCTGCTGCTCGGCGGCGTCGCGCCGGCGACCGGCCACGACCCGGTCGCCCGGACCGACTCGCCGGGGGTCGCGCGGTTCAACGACCCGACCGGGACCGAGCGCCAGCAGTACGCCCTGGTGCGGCGCGTGGACCGGGCCGTGGGCCGGGCTCCCGGCGGCTCGACCGTGCGGCTCGCGGCGTACTCCTTCGCGATGCCCTCGACGGCCCAGGCGCTGCGCCGCGCGCACCGCCGCGGGGTCCGCGTCCAGGTGGTCGTCGACGACCGCTCCGCGCAGTGGGGCTCGGTCCGGGCGCTGCGCCGCGAGCTCGGCACCAGCACCCGGCGGCACAGCTTCGTGCGGGTCTGCGACCACTCCTGCCGGGGTACGACGGGCAACCAGCATGCCAAGTTCGTGACGATCTCGCGGTCCGGCCGGGCCGCGGACGTCGTGATGGTCGGGTCGATGAACTTCACCGCCTACGCCGCCGCCCGGCAGTGGCAGGACCTCTACGTCGTGCGCGACGACCGCCGGCTGTTCCGGCAGTTCCGGACCCTGTTCCGGGCGATGCTGCGCGACGAGCCCCAGGACCCGCTCGCGCTGCCGTCGGCCGGCCGCGGGCTGCGCACCGACGTGGCGCCGTCCCGGGGCACCGACCGGCTGGTCCGCCGGCTGTCCCTGGTGCGCTGCCGCGGGGCCGGGGACGGCACCGGCTGGCGCGGCCGCACCGTGCTGCGGGTCTCGATGCACGCGTGGAACGGCGAGCGGGGCGTGCTGCTCGCGCGCCGGGTCGCCGACCTGCGCGCGCAGGGCTGCAACGTCCGGGTGCTCGCGGGCGTCGGCTTCGGGAGGCAGGTCCGGGCGGTCCTGACCCGCGGCCGGGTGCCGCTGCGGCAGACCGGCGTCGCGGGCTACACCCACGAGAAGCTGATGTACGTCTCCGGGCGGTACGCCGGCAGCCGGGGCGCGAGCCTCGTGTGGACCGGGTCGCACAACTGGACCGACCGGTCGCTGCACAACGACGAGGTCACCCTGCGGGTGCGCGGCGCCCGCGCGGTCGCGGCCTACCAGCGGAACTTCCGGCGGATCTGGACCGCGTCGGCCCCCCGCTGA
- a CDS encoding diacylglycerol kinase family protein, giving the protein MPSTRNRYRLLAGALLCLLVVVALAVVYKADVRVLDELDNDLESGPQGWTFRHPAAQSFFLFVEAAFTTLPMAVYTAIAAAVLCWRKHGRAALWTVVVMSGASLTTFFLKGLLQRKRPVWPDPVTTLTSFSFPSGHSTGIAAAAGVVIVLAGLLVRRRGLRRALCTAAVLLALLVGLDRIFLGVHNPSDVLAGFAVGGFWVLGGLAAYDPAPKAKAREAFSTPVPTTRKLAVVLNPIKVEDVDAFKAMVDRAAAEAGWNEPVWFTTTVEDPGRSMAEQAAVAGAELVIVCGGDGTVRTVCAELAGTGVSVGVVPAGTGNLLARNLGIPLFLQAAVDVALNGQDRAIDLVKVSGDGIGDDEHYMVMAGMGFDAAVMEGANEKVKAKVGWLAYVVSALRNLMFPAVRVELSVDGGEWTRHRARTVLIGNVGYLQAGMPLLPDAAIDDGVLDVVLLHPSRFLSWIPLAVRILSKGRHTDDLVNRMTGKTISVRAGSDTPRQLDGDSIGSGRELHAECVHGKLLVRVPR; this is encoded by the coding sequence GTGCCGTCCACCCGGAACCGCTACCGCCTCCTCGCGGGAGCACTGCTCTGCCTGCTCGTGGTCGTCGCACTGGCCGTCGTCTACAAGGCGGACGTCCGGGTCCTCGACGAGCTCGACAACGACCTCGAGTCGGGACCCCAGGGCTGGACCTTCCGGCACCCGGCGGCGCAGAGCTTCTTCCTGTTCGTCGAGGCCGCGTTCACCACGCTGCCGATGGCCGTCTACACCGCGATCGCCGCCGCCGTGCTGTGCTGGCGCAAGCACGGCAGGGCCGCCCTGTGGACCGTCGTGGTGATGTCCGGCGCGTCGCTGACGACGTTCTTCCTCAAGGGCCTGCTGCAGCGCAAGCGGCCGGTGTGGCCGGACCCGGTCACCACGCTGACCAGCTTCTCGTTCCCGTCCGGGCACTCCACCGGGATCGCCGCCGCGGCCGGGGTGGTCATCGTGCTGGCGGGCCTGCTCGTACGGCGCCGGGGGCTGCGCCGCGCGCTGTGCACCGCCGCCGTGCTGCTCGCGCTGCTCGTCGGCCTGGACCGGATCTTCCTCGGCGTGCACAACCCGTCGGACGTGCTCGCCGGCTTCGCGGTCGGCGGGTTCTGGGTGCTCGGCGGGCTGGCGGCGTACGACCCGGCGCCGAAGGCCAAGGCCCGGGAGGCGTTCAGCACCCCGGTGCCGACCACCCGCAAGCTCGCGGTGGTGCTGAACCCGATCAAGGTCGAGGACGTCGACGCGTTCAAGGCGATGGTCGACCGGGCCGCCGCCGAGGCCGGCTGGAACGAGCCGGTGTGGTTCACCACCACGGTCGAGGACCCGGGCCGCTCGATGGCCGAGCAGGCCGCGGTGGCCGGCGCCGAGCTGGTGATCGTGTGCGGCGGCGACGGCACGGTCCGCACGGTGTGCGCCGAGCTGGCCGGCACCGGCGTCTCGGTCGGCGTGGTGCCCGCCGGCACCGGGAACCTGCTGGCCCGCAACCTCGGGATCCCGCTGTTCCTGCAGGCCGCCGTCGACGTCGCGCTGAACGGCCAGGACCGGGCCATCGACCTGGTCAAGGTCTCCGGCGACGGGATCGGCGACGACGAGCACTACATGGTGATGGCCGGGATGGGCTTCGACGCCGCGGTCATGGAGGGCGCCAACGAGAAGGTGAAGGCCAAGGTTGGCTGGCTGGCCTACGTGGTCTCCGCGCTGCGCAACCTGATGTTCCCCGCGGTCCGGGTCGAGCTGTCCGTCGACGGCGGCGAGTGGACCCGGCACCGGGCCCGGACCGTGCTGATCGGCAACGTGGGCTACCTGCAGGCCGGGATGCCGCTGCTGCCCGACGCGGCCATCGACGACGGCGTGCTCGACGTGGTGCTGCTGCACCCGAGCCGGTTCCTCAGCTGGATCCCGCTGGCCGTGCGGATCCTGTCCAAGGGCCGGCACACCGACGACCTGGTGAACCGGATGACCGGCAAGACGATCAGCGTCCGGGCCGGCAGCGACACCCCGCGCCAGCTCGACGGCGACTCGATCGGCTCCGGCCGCGAGCTGCACGCCGAGTGCGTGCACGGCAAGCTCCTCGTCCGCGTCCCCCGCTGA
- a CDS encoding C45 family autoproteolytic acyltransferase/hydolase gives MSTTTFTSSVLAPHARGVELGRRFAGEIADTVARYRTLCETRARGPFDVDLWAARAWTTIQRVAPGHADEIAGIAEGAGLPVEAVASINARTEILVAANPTGQTECSTVIALPPGRPPVAVQTWDWYDAMSDGWFTWTIPFPDGRVVQTVTEFGMLAKIGVNDRGVGVMLNMLHHANDAGAVAGGEIGHPVHLLSRAILDDAASVDEAVAIASAPPTTASTSLTVVDDRGGAVTIELFPGGPGLRLAEDGVLVRTNHFVSEAGRDGCLAGTIGISTELRRDHLVAAFAERLPQSTQDVYDAMTHHLADGGVCRHPLTDTDPVLWHRTLATVGIDAAARTLDVHENGPCGHRLAPVEQTV, from the coding sequence GTGAGCACCACGACCTTCACGTCCTCCGTCCTGGCCCCGCACGCGCGGGGCGTCGAGCTGGGTCGCCGGTTCGCCGGCGAGATCGCGGACACCGTCGCGCGGTACCGCACGCTGTGCGAGACCCGGGCGCGCGGGCCGTTCGACGTCGACCTCTGGGCGGCGCGCGCCTGGACCACGATCCAGCGGGTCGCGCCGGGGCACGCCGACGAGATCGCCGGGATCGCCGAGGGCGCCGGCCTGCCGGTCGAGGCGGTCGCCTCGATCAACGCGCGGACCGAGATCCTGGTCGCCGCGAACCCGACCGGCCAGACCGAGTGCTCGACCGTCATCGCGCTGCCGCCGGGCCGGCCGCCGGTCGCGGTGCAGACCTGGGACTGGTACGACGCGATGAGCGACGGCTGGTTCACCTGGACGATCCCGTTCCCGGACGGCCGCGTCGTGCAGACCGTCACGGAGTTCGGGATGCTCGCCAAGATCGGCGTCAACGACCGCGGGGTCGGCGTGATGCTCAACATGCTGCACCACGCGAACGACGCCGGTGCGGTCGCCGGCGGCGAGATCGGCCACCCCGTCCACCTGCTCTCCCGGGCGATCCTCGACGACGCCGCGTCCGTCGACGAGGCGGTCGCGATCGCCTCCGCCCCGCCCACGACCGCCTCCACGTCGCTGACCGTCGTGGACGACCGCGGCGGCGCGGTCACCATCGAGCTGTTCCCCGGCGGCCCCGGTCTGCGCCTCGCCGAGGACGGGGTGCTGGTGCGCACCAACCACTTCGTCTCCGAGGCCGGCCGCGACGGCTGCCTGGCCGGCACCATCGGGATCAGCACCGAGCTGCGCCGCGACCACCTCGTCGCGGCCTTCGCGGAGCGGCTGCCGCAGAGCACCCAGGACGTGTACGACGCGATGACCCACCACCTCGCCGACGGCGGCGTGTGCCGGCACCCGCTCACCGACACCGACCCGGTGCTCTGGCACCGGACGCTGGCGACCGTCGGCATCGACGCGGCCGCCCGCACCCTCGACGTCCACGAGAACGGCCCGTGCGGGCACCGCCTGGCGCCGGTCGAGCAGACCGTCTAG
- a CDS encoding alpha/beta hydrolase, translating into MTVTIRIPASEPTIRRPQGDPGSVDAVARALYVAAGRYEEFGDLAATAKAVPGWYGDAYDAYAAAASRASGEHATMAATLKRVAHVCSGHGDTLTDLLHDCDALEDTKVWLDGSRDNLVADVAAARDATPEEVAALQDRAQNLRTGYRSLVLDHEALQRKVRANEDLMRTAFEGAVALERILGPGGTADPLASGAMGRPGAPGHGASPTQVAEWWSTLTAAEKEAVVATYPDVVGCADGLPADARDQANRITLDGDLDLLAGKEDDGTISSLEARTLANARAAGTALDRADGYVDPTTGETPGGQLWLYDPGAFDGDGRIAVAVGDLDTADDVAVRVPGITNDGQDAPTLTQEAINVYQSATYRGDGSTIASMMWLGYDAPDAFYDTATLTEGRAEDGGERFADAIDGLRASRPHDAAHLTAIGHSYGSTTLAHAATDHHVAVDDLVLVGSPGAGGGVDHASELGVGADHVWVGRNSEDLVAALGDHGWVGAHTLAGAGLGNDPSEDDFGAHRFEAEDVTRSGWHRGTGQHGNYFNVDTESLYNIGRVVDGHGGDVRLADHTYDPWYEGPQDPEQDRTPTSDEAGRSDTVGGRP; encoded by the coding sequence ATGACCGTCACGATCCGGATCCCCGCCTCCGAGCCGACGATCCGCCGCCCCCAGGGCGACCCCGGGTCGGTCGACGCCGTCGCCCGCGCGCTGTACGTCGCCGCCGGCCGCTACGAGGAGTTCGGCGACCTGGCCGCGACGGCCAAGGCGGTTCCGGGCTGGTACGGCGACGCCTACGACGCCTACGCCGCCGCGGCCTCCCGCGCGTCCGGGGAGCACGCGACCATGGCCGCCACCCTCAAGCGCGTCGCGCACGTCTGCAGCGGCCACGGCGACACGCTCACGGACCTGCTGCACGACTGCGACGCCCTCGAGGACACCAAGGTCTGGCTGGACGGCTCCCGGGACAACCTGGTCGCCGACGTCGCCGCCGCCCGGGACGCGACCCCCGAGGAGGTGGCCGCGCTCCAGGACCGGGCGCAGAACCTCCGCACCGGCTACCGCAGCCTGGTCCTGGACCACGAGGCGCTGCAGCGCAAGGTGCGCGCCAACGAGGACCTGATGCGGACCGCCTTCGAGGGCGCCGTCGCGCTCGAGAGGATCCTCGGCCCCGGCGGCACGGCCGACCCGCTGGCGTCCGGCGCGATGGGCCGGCCCGGCGCCCCCGGTCACGGCGCCTCCCCCACGCAGGTGGCGGAGTGGTGGAGCACGCTCACCGCTGCGGAGAAGGAAGCGGTCGTCGCGACGTACCCGGACGTCGTCGGCTGCGCCGACGGCCTCCCCGCCGACGCCCGCGACCAGGCCAACCGGATCACCCTCGACGGCGACCTCGACCTGCTCGCCGGCAAGGAGGACGACGGCACGATCTCCTCGCTGGAGGCACGGACGCTGGCCAACGCCCGCGCCGCCGGGACCGCGCTCGACCGCGCGGACGGGTACGTCGACCCGACCACCGGCGAGACGCCCGGTGGCCAGCTGTGGCTCTACGACCCCGGCGCCTTCGACGGGGACGGCCGGATCGCGGTGGCCGTGGGCGACCTGGACACCGCCGACGACGTGGCGGTCCGGGTGCCCGGCATCACCAACGACGGGCAGGACGCGCCGACGCTGACCCAGGAGGCGATCAACGTCTACCAGTCCGCCACCTACCGCGGCGACGGCTCGACGATCGCGTCGATGATGTGGCTGGGCTACGACGCCCCGGACGCGTTCTACGACACGGCCACCCTCACCGAGGGGCGCGCCGAGGACGGCGGCGAGCGGTTCGCCGACGCGATCGACGGGCTGCGGGCCTCACGTCCGCACGACGCCGCGCACCTGACCGCGATCGGGCACAGCTACGGCTCCACCACCCTCGCGCACGCCGCCACCGACCACCACGTCGCCGTCGACGACCTCGTGCTGGTCGGCAGCCCCGGCGCGGGCGGCGGCGTCGACCACGCGAGCGAGCTCGGGGTCGGGGCCGACCACGTGTGGGTCGGCCGCAACAGCGAGGACCTCGTCGCGGCGCTCGGCGACCACGGCTGGGTCGGCGCGCACACGCTCGCCGGGGCGGGCCTGGGCAACGACCCGTCGGAGGACGACTTCGGCGCCCACCGCTTCGAGGCGGAGGACGTCACCCGGAGCGGCTGGCACCGGGGCACCGGCCAGCACGGCAACTACTTCAACGTGGACACCGAGTCGCTCTACAACATCGGGCGGGTCGTCGACGGGCACGGCGGTGACGTCCGCCTCGCCGACCACACCTACGATCCCTGGTACGAAGGACCGCAGGACCCGGAGCAGGACCGCACGCCGACGTCCGACGAGGCGGGCCGGTCCGACACCGTGGGAGGACGACCATGA